TTACTCGATAATCTTCGAGACGACGCCCGCGCCGACGGTCCGTCCGCCTTCGCGGATCGCGAACCGAAGCTCTTCGTTCATCGCGATCGGCGTGATCAATTCCGCCGTGATCTGCACATTGTCGCCCGGCATCACCATCTCCACGCCTTCGGGAAGGTTCAGATTGCCCGTCACGTCCGTCGTCCGGAAATAAAACTGCGGACGGTACCCGTTGAAAAACGGCGTGTGGCGGCCGCCCTCTTCCTTCGTCAGCACATACACCTGCGCCTCGAACTTCGTGTGCGGCGTGATCGAACCCGGCTTCGCCACCACCATCCCCCGCACCACGTCGTCGCGTTCCACGCCGCGAAGCAGCAAGCCCACGTTGTCTCCGGCCTGACCCTCGTCGAGCATCTTCCGGAACATCTCCACGCCCGTCACCACCGTCTCCTTGATCTCGCTCTTCACGCCGACCAACTGCACCTTGTCGCCCACATGGATCACGCCCTGCGCAATCGCGCCCGTCACCACCGTCCCGCGGCCCGTAATCGTGAACACGTCCTCGATCGGCATCAGGAACGGCTTGTCCAACGAACGCGTCGGCGTCGGAATGTACGCGTCCACCGCCTCCATCAGCTTCAACACCGACTGCTCGCCGATTTCCGGGTCGCGCCCTTCCATCGCCGCGCGCGCCGATCCGCGAATCACCGGGATCTCGTCGCCCGGAAACTCGTACTTCGTCAGCAACTCCCGCACTTCCAACTCGACCAAGTCCAGCAATTCCGGATCGTCCACCAAATCAATCTTGTTCATGTACACCACGATCGCCGGCACGTTCACCTGGCGCGCCAGAAGAATGTGCTCGCGCGTCTGCGCCATCGGGCCGTCGTCCGCGCCCACCACCAGGATCGATCCGTCCATCTGCGCCGCGCCCGTAATCATGTTCTTGATGTAGTCCGCGTGGCCGGGGCAGTCCACGTGCGCGTAATGCCGCTTCTCCGTCTCGTATTCAACGTGCGCAATCGCGATCGTGATCCCGCGCTCTTTCTCCTCGGGCGCCTTGTCAATCTGGTCGAACGCCATGACCTGCGCCATGCCCTTCTTCGCCAGCGCCA
The sequence above is drawn from the Candidatus Hydrogenedentota bacterium genome and encodes:
- the tuf gene encoding elongation factor Tu, translated to MAKAKFERTKPHVNIGTIGHVDHGKTTLTSAITMALAKKGMAQVMAFDQIDKAPEEKERGITIAIAHVEYETEKRHYAHVDCPGHADYIKNMITGAAQMDGSILVVGADDGPMAQTREHILLARQVNVPAIVVYMNKIDLVDDPELLDLVELEVRELLTKYEFPGDEIPVIRGSARAAMEGRDPEIGEQSVLKLMEAVDAYIPTPTRSLDKPFLMPIEDVFTITGRGTVVTGAIAQGVIHVGDKVQLVGVKSEIKETVVTGVEMFRKMLDEGQAGDNVGLLLRGVERDDVVRGMVVAKPGSITPHTKFEAQVYVLTKEEGGRHTPFFNGYRPQFYFRTTDVTGNLNLPEGVEMVMPGDNVQITAELITPIAMNEELRFAIREGGRTVGAGVVSKIIE